In Flavobacterium lacustre, a genomic segment contains:
- a CDS encoding endonuclease domain-containing protein: MDKNPLESDNMWKGASPQIFSNAKKLRANLTAAEEMLWLAVKNNQIDGYKFRRQHPLSIYIADFYCHALKLVIEIDGGYHLTEEQQLLDEKRTKDIEFQGLKVIRFTNEEVLVQLPEVIDKIKAFIKTR; encoded by the coding sequence ATGGATAAAAATCCGCTTGAATCAGATAATATGTGGAAGGGAGCTTCTCCACAGATTTTTTCAAATGCTAAAAAATTAAGAGCAAACTTAACAGCAGCTGAAGAGATGTTGTGGTTAGCAGTAAAAAATAATCAGATTGATGGATATAAATTCAGGAGACAACATCCTCTTAGTATCTATATTGCTGATTTTTATTGTCATGCTCTAAAGTTAGTAATTGAGATTGATGGAGGATATCATTTGACCGAAGAGCAACAGCTATTAGATGAAAAAAGAACGAAGGATATCGAATTTCAAGGATTAAAAGTGATTCGATTCACTAATGAGGAAGTGCTAGTACAGTTGCCTGAAGTAATAGATAAAATAAAAGCTTTTATTAAGACGAGATAA
- a CDS encoding cytidylyltransferase domain-containing protein, whose protein sequence is MKTIAIIPARGNSKRLPNKNLLLLDQIPLLVHSILFAQNNPSVIDEIYVTTDSATIKKVALQYGVQVIDRPDAISGDFEPTVTAVQHVLDTISYTPDHVIVLQPTNPLRPENLLQDAFEAYGNSSCDSLFTVSRNHQKLGKISNQSFIPFNYAIGQRSQDLEPLYFENGLLYITQTKLIREGKIFSENSLPYEVNHIFATVDIDTQDDLDYAAYLINKSSRLRST, encoded by the coding sequence ATGAAAACTATTGCCATTATTCCTGCTCGTGGGAACTCCAAACGTTTGCCTAACAAGAATTTGTTGCTGTTAGATCAAATCCCTTTACTGGTACACAGTATTTTATTTGCTCAAAACAATCCATCTGTTATTGATGAAATCTATGTGACTACAGATAGTGCTACCATAAAAAAAGTGGCTTTGCAGTATGGTGTTCAAGTGATTGACCGACCTGATGCTATTTCAGGAGATTTTGAACCTACTGTAACGGCAGTACAGCATGTTTTAGATACGATTTCCTACACTCCGGATCATGTAATTGTATTGCAACCCACCAATCCGTTGCGTCCGGAGAATCTATTACAAGATGCTTTTGAAGCCTATGGGAACAGCAGTTGCGACAGTTTATTCACCGTTAGCAGGAATCATCAAAAACTGGGTAAAATTAGCAACCAATCTTTTATCCCTTTCAATTACGCTATAGGGCAGCGCAGCCAGGATTTAGAACCGCTTTATTTTGAAAATGGCTTATTGTACATTACTCAGACAAAATTGATACGGGAAGGTAAAATATTTTCTGAAAACAGCCTCCCTTATGAAGTAAATCATATTTTTGCGACAGTAGATATTGACACGCAAGATGATTTGGATTATGCAGCGTATTTAATCAATAAATCGTCTCGACTGCGCTCGACCTGA
- the neuC gene encoding UDP-N-acetylglucosamine 2-epimerase produces MKRILFLTGTRADFGKIKSLISILEQQEGFEVFVFVTGMHMLEQYGYTVLEIERCGFKNIHTFINHTHETTMDLTLAKTIEGLSAFIKTVPPDMIIVHGDRVETLAGAIVGSLNNILVAHIEGGELSGTVDELIRHSVSKLSHIHFVSNADAAKRLIQMGEKKSSIFTIGSPDIDVMFSDALPNLSVAQSYYQIPFDTYAIAMFHPVTTEAAEMQHHADHFVAALLDDTHNYVVVFPNNDLGTNAILEAYKKLENNTRFRIFPSLRFEYFLTLLKNAQYIIGNSSAGIREAPYYGIPIINIGTRQQNRAVHADIINVDYGTENIAAALALIDTHKVTASDTDFGQGNSAQLFLESIEKDAIWGINHQKQFRDIY; encoded by the coding sequence ATGAAGAGAATTCTTTTCCTGACAGGAACCCGAGCTGATTTTGGAAAAATAAAATCATTGATTTCAATTCTTGAACAACAAGAAGGATTTGAAGTTTTTGTTTTTGTTACCGGAATGCATATGTTGGAGCAATATGGCTATACGGTATTGGAGATTGAACGGTGTGGCTTCAAAAATATTCATACTTTTATCAATCATACTCATGAAACTACGATGGATTTGACCCTGGCCAAAACCATTGAAGGGCTATCTGCTTTTATCAAGACCGTTCCTCCTGATATGATTATAGTTCATGGGGATCGCGTAGAAACACTTGCCGGCGCCATAGTAGGCTCGCTCAATAATATTTTAGTGGCGCATATTGAAGGAGGAGAATTATCCGGTACGGTAGATGAGTTAATTCGACACAGTGTCAGTAAATTAAGTCATATCCATTTTGTTTCAAATGCTGATGCGGCCAAAAGGTTGATTCAAATGGGAGAAAAGAAGTCTTCTATATTTACCATTGGCTCTCCTGATATTGATGTTATGTTTTCGGATGCGTTACCGAATTTGAGCGTTGCCCAATCCTATTATCAGATTCCTTTTGATACGTATGCCATTGCCATGTTTCATCCCGTTACCACAGAAGCTGCCGAAATGCAGCATCATGCGGATCATTTTGTAGCTGCTTTGCTGGATGACACCCATAATTATGTTGTTGTTTTTCCTAATAATGATTTGGGAACTAACGCTATTTTGGAAGCCTATAAAAAATTAGAGAACAATACCCGTTTTCGAATATTTCCTTCTTTGCGATTTGAATATTTTCTGACTTTGCTCAAAAATGCACAATATATCATAGGGAATAGTAGTGCCGGAATTCGGGAAGCTCCTTATTATGGGATTCCTATTATTAATATTGGAACACGACAACAAAACAGAGCTGTTCATGCGGATATTATCAATGTAGATTATGGTACAGAAAATATTGCAGCCGCATTAGCGCTAATAGATACGCATAAAGTAACTGCTTCGGATACTGATTTTGGTCAAGGAAACAGTGCGCAACTTTTTCTGGAATCTATTGAAAAGGACGCTATTTGGGGCATTAATCATCAAAAACAATTTAGAGATATTTATTAG
- a CDS encoding glycosyltransferase family 2 protein, which yields MKLSLIICTYMRPQSLQQLLQSVQVQTVFPDEILIIDGSVNQETEQMIAQKKVANLRYFLVPESFRGLTKQRNFGLDQVASTSDIVAFLDDDTELSPTYFEALIDTFSADATISGVGGVAVNENGWSLTVPDTKYDANRYFQFEGFIYKEGQRNVVRNYLGLHSNVGPGRMPEYSHGKTCGFPLTGLIYEVDLLVGMSFAFRKRVFDSLRFSTYFEGYGLYEDADFSIRALQFGKNVINTKVQLNHYHHPSGRPNSYKYGKMVVRNGWYVWRTKNANPDISATFKWHAITLLLTLIRFANAITTIAKKEAFTEAVGRTVGWWSLWFRKPKETKNAIKY from the coding sequence ATGAAATTATCCTTGATTATTTGTACCTATATGCGTCCCCAATCGTTGCAGCAATTGTTGCAATCGGTTCAGGTACAAACCGTATTTCCGGATGAAATATTAATTATTGACGGATCCGTAAATCAGGAAACGGAACAGATGATTGCTCAAAAGAAGGTCGCCAATCTTCGTTATTTTTTAGTTCCGGAATCCTTTCGAGGGTTGACTAAACAAAGAAATTTTGGATTAGATCAAGTGGCTTCCACCAGTGACATAGTTGCTTTTTTGGATGATGACACTGAATTGTCTCCCACTTATTTTGAAGCATTAATTGATACCTTCTCTGCTGATGCCACTATTTCCGGTGTAGGCGGTGTTGCGGTTAATGAGAATGGTTGGAGCTTAACCGTCCCCGATACAAAATACGATGCGAATCGTTATTTTCAGTTTGAGGGATTTATTTATAAAGAAGGACAGCGCAATGTAGTGCGTAATTATTTAGGATTGCATTCCAATGTCGGACCCGGAAGAATGCCGGAGTACTCCCATGGTAAAACTTGTGGGTTTCCTTTGACAGGTCTGATTTATGAAGTGGACTTGTTAGTTGGTATGTCCTTCGCCTTTCGAAAAAGAGTATTTGATTCCCTTCGGTTTTCCACTTATTTTGAAGGCTATGGCTTGTATGAAGATGCAGATTTCAGTATCCGTGCTTTACAGTTTGGCAAAAATGTAATTAATACAAAGGTGCAGCTGAATCACTATCATCATCCATCCGGAAGACCTAATTCCTATAAATACGGCAAAATGGTGGTGCGTAACGGTTGGTACGTATGGAGAACCAAAAACGCGAATCCCGATATTTCGGCTACTTTCAAATGGCATGCTATAACGCTGTTGCTGACGTTGATTCGGTTTGCCAATGCGATTACTACCATTGCCAAAAAGGAAGCGTTTACGGAAGCTGTTGGACGAACAGTAGGTTGGTGGAGTTTGTGGTTTAGGAAACCGAAAGAAACAAAGAACGCTATCAAGTATTAA
- a CDS encoding glycosyltransferase family 4 protein, with amino-acid sequence MTEPKTIAVLCNYELLPERVGGMDYFFWQFDRQCAANGIQVHWFFPNHSDHGEYATLTVFDSGYQSVENYFLSFCKTNATAYTHIITHFIELCTPFFYKIKQFSAAKIIAIDHNPRPLHGYPFKKRIEKRIKGILFSRYIAVFVGVSDYTVAEIVRDFGSFVKKKTLTIYNGVVLEGILERTNRSLLHPRFLTASHLRESKGIQDLITAVALLPAEIQKTITIDLYGDGPYKSVLVEKMKQHDVVSCFTFMGSSPNLKTLFSHYDYMLQPTHMECFSLSILESLAANVPVITTNVGGNEEVVVDGENGYIFKAKDVVALKYILEAIYLGHQRIETNTRMLIEDSFSLHSMVAHHLALVLPNKS; translated from the coding sequence ATGACAGAACCTAAAACAATAGCGGTACTCTGTAATTATGAACTGTTACCCGAAAGAGTAGGTGGAATGGACTATTTTTTTTGGCAGTTTGACCGCCAATGTGCCGCCAATGGCATTCAGGTCCATTGGTTTTTTCCGAATCATTCGGATCATGGGGAATATGCCACTTTAACTGTTTTTGACAGTGGGTACCAATCGGTCGAAAATTATTTTCTTAGTTTTTGTAAGACCAATGCAACAGCGTATACGCATATTATCACCCATTTTATTGAATTATGCACTCCTTTTTTTTATAAAATAAAGCAGTTCAGTGCTGCTAAAATAATTGCCATAGACCACAATCCAAGACCCCTTCACGGCTATCCTTTTAAAAAGAGAATCGAGAAAAGAATCAAAGGGATTTTGTTTTCCAGATATATTGCTGTTTTTGTGGGCGTTTCTGATTATACTGTAGCAGAAATTGTACGTGATTTTGGTTCTTTTGTAAAAAAGAAAACGTTGACCATTTATAATGGAGTTGTATTGGAGGGTATCTTGGAACGAACGAATCGGAGTCTGCTACATCCCCGCTTTTTGACTGCATCGCATTTGCGGGAATCCAAAGGGATTCAGGATTTAATTACTGCTGTCGCACTGCTGCCTGCCGAAATACAGAAGACCATTACAATTGATCTATACGGGGACGGGCCTTACAAAAGTGTTTTGGTTGAAAAGATGAAACAGCATGATGTAGTGTCTTGTTTTACTTTTATGGGCAGCAGTCCCAACCTGAAAACCTTGTTTTCGCATTATGATTATATGCTGCAACCTACCCACATGGAGTGTTTCAGTTTGTCCATATTAGAGAGTTTAGCAGCTAATGTTCCTGTTATTACAACGAATGTTGGCGGTAATGAAGAAGTAGTAGTCGATGGAGAAAACGGCTATATCTTTAAAGCGAAAGATGTAGTTGCTCTAAAGTATATTCTAGAAGCGATTTATTTGGGGCATCAAAGAATTGAAACGAATACCAGAATGCTGATAGAGGATTCCTTTTCATTGCATAGTATGGTTGCACATCATTTGGCTTTGGTGCTACCGAATAAATCTTAA
- a CDS encoding HU family DNA-binding protein, translating to MAVKYKVLPRKNPQDAMAPEKFYAAAIADGDVDLDRLAELISYQCTVTASDCYAVLLSLEHNIIGELGQGRIVKLGRLGNFQVGISSVGKDTESEVSANAITKSRILFRPGKKLRTMLNDLSFRKAG from the coding sequence ATGGCTGTTAAGTACAAAGTTCTTCCTAGAAAGAACCCTCAGGATGCGATGGCACCTGAAAAATTTTATGCCGCGGCAATTGCCGACGGTGATGTCGATTTGGATAGACTCGCTGAGTTGATTTCCTACCAGTGTACAGTTACTGCATCTGACTGTTATGCCGTATTGTTGTCTTTAGAACACAACATCATTGGCGAATTAGGCCAAGGCAGAATTGTCAAATTAGGCAGACTGGGCAATTTTCAAGTCGGAATTAGTTCCGTAGGCAAGGATACAGAATCCGAAGTCTCTGCTAATGCAATTACCAAGAGTCGTATTCTTTTCCGTCCCGGAAAAAAATTACGTACTATGCTGAATGATTTATCATTTAGAAAAGCAGGCTAG
- a CDS encoding N-acetylneuraminate synthase family protein, translating into MNPYIEIAGRKIGPDYPPLVIAEIGINHEGSLQTAKEMVDAAHRAGVEVVKHQTHIVEDEMSGAAKKVIPGNATVSIYEIMERCSLNEADELALKNYVESKGMLFISTPFSRAAAERLRKFDIPAYKIGSGECNNYPLLEHIASFGKPVILSTGMNTIESIAKAVAIFDQHNVPVALLHTTNLYPTPIHLVRLGAMVEMHDAFPDKVFGLSDHTLNNNACLGAVALGGSILERHFTDHMQRTGPDIVCSMDEQACAMLITSSNEIWQMRGGTKKPALEEQVTIDFAFATVCSIKPIQKGELLTKENIWVKRPGTGKILAEHFNDLIGKIAVRDIDCDEQLDFNDFEQ; encoded by the coding sequence ATGAACCCATATATTGAAATTGCAGGAAGAAAAATAGGTCCCGATTATCCACCATTGGTGATTGCTGAAATAGGGATTAATCACGAAGGTTCTTTGCAGACCGCTAAGGAAATGGTTGATGCTGCCCACAGAGCCGGTGTTGAGGTGGTCAAGCATCAAACGCATATCGTGGAAGATGAAATGAGTGGCGCTGCCAAAAAAGTAATCCCCGGCAATGCAACTGTTTCTATTTACGAAATTATGGAGCGCTGTTCGCTGAACGAAGCGGATGAGCTGGCTCTTAAAAATTATGTAGAAAGTAAGGGGATGCTATTTATATCGACTCCTTTTTCTCGAGCTGCTGCGGAACGATTGCGGAAATTTGATATCCCTGCTTATAAGATTGGTTCCGGTGAATGTAATAATTACCCTTTATTGGAACACATTGCTTCTTTCGGGAAGCCTGTTATTCTGAGCACCGGAATGAATACTATTGAAAGTATTGCCAAAGCAGTGGCGATTTTTGACCAACACAATGTACCTGTAGCACTATTGCATACTACTAATTTATATCCCACTCCCATACATTTGGTCCGGTTAGGGGCTATGGTGGAAATGCATGATGCTTTTCCGGATAAAGTTTTCGGCTTGTCTGATCATACCCTGAATAACAATGCCTGTTTGGGCGCAGTGGCTTTAGGAGGCAGTATTTTGGAGCGTCATTTTACCGACCACATGCAGCGTACCGGTCCCGACATTGTGTGCAGTATGGATGAGCAAGCCTGTGCGATGTTGATTACAAGTTCTAATGAAATTTGGCAGATGCGTGGCGGAACCAAAAAGCCCGCGTTAGAGGAACAAGTGACTATTGATTTTGCTTTTGCAACGGTTTGTTCCATTAAGCCGATACAAAAAGGGGAATTGCTTACTAAAGAGAATATTTGGGTAAAACGTCCTGGAACCGGAAAAATTTTAGCCGAACATTTTAATGATTTGATTGGGAAAATTGCTGTTCGCGACATTGATTGTGATGAACAATTGGATTTTAATGATTTTGAACAGTAG
- a CDS encoding glycosyltransferase family 2 protein, with product MERIQLKEYTTASGEILLYAGLPDFQQLEVLSAGAGDIWHSSFEQGYKNAFPELVYQTAVFFWYLNDFDGLDQCVSWRINPNAFAVRKSVWDLTKGFDTDYENPQMQALDFGFRCIRFFGVVPLYVHHLFPAAAKETVFISQKDRHLFFRKNYKISHALFMIYRLGFWKISEWSTLFIVKNTFQKRTISERVPSRMLLPVQGKPSVSYIIPTMFRQEYTLKLLDDLSHQHYIPTQVIVVDATPSNDRDETAYEQKPYPFELKVIWQQSKGSCRARNEAIALCTGDYIVFGDDDIRIPADFIENHIRFLQTYSVGACNGLDIRAEHHQQNLDHLASKLDQLNRPPYSAGCAQMFSNANSCVKREFVNQLVGNDVNFDGGYGEDSDFGMSLSKIGVVVLANPYAANLHLKPPSGGYRFWGTQAKLLGKKRKSQPWELDTPVKNITPIPSPTVMYGILKHYTPKQLTEYKYKHFTYYLLSGSKLGFLYRLLRLPYKNLQFKKSIFYAQKLRNLGTRHD from the coding sequence ATGGAAAGAATACAATTAAAAGAATATACTACTGCCTCAGGTGAAATCCTATTGTATGCCGGGTTGCCGGATTTTCAACAGTTAGAGGTTTTGTCTGCCGGAGCAGGGGATATTTGGCATAGTTCTTTTGAACAAGGGTATAAAAATGCTTTTCCGGAATTGGTTTATCAGACAGCTGTTTTTTTTTGGTATTTAAATGATTTTGACGGTTTGGACCAATGTGTCAGCTGGAGGATTAATCCCAATGCCTTTGCGGTTCGGAAATCAGTATGGGACCTCACAAAAGGGTTTGATACCGATTATGAAAATCCTCAAATGCAGGCTTTGGATTTTGGTTTCAGATGTATCCGTTTTTTTGGTGTCGTTCCTTTATATGTCCATCATTTATTTCCTGCTGCTGCAAAAGAAACAGTCTTTATTTCGCAAAAGGATCGTCATCTTTTTTTTAGAAAAAATTATAAAATAAGCCATGCACTTTTTATGATTTACAGACTGGGCTTTTGGAAAATTTCGGAGTGGAGCACTTTATTTATCGTTAAGAATACTTTTCAAAAAAGAACCATTTCTGAACGAGTTCCATCGAGAATGCTGCTTCCTGTTCAGGGAAAACCTTCGGTGAGCTATATTATACCTACAATGTTCCGTCAAGAATATACCTTGAAATTGTTGGACGATTTATCACATCAGCACTATATTCCTACCCAAGTCATTGTGGTAGATGCCACTCCATCGAATGACAGAGATGAAACGGCCTACGAACAAAAGCCATATCCGTTTGAATTAAAAGTAATCTGGCAACAGTCTAAGGGCAGTTGCAGGGCCAGAAATGAAGCGATTGCTTTATGCACCGGGGATTATATTGTCTTTGGCGATGATGATATTCGGATTCCTGCGGATTTTATCGAAAACCATATCCGTTTTTTACAAACCTATTCGGTTGGCGCCTGTAACGGATTGGATATTCGTGCAGAGCATCACCAGCAGAATTTAGACCATTTAGCGTCTAAGTTGGACCAATTGAACCGACCGCCGTATAGTGCGGGTTGTGCTCAAATGTTTAGCAATGCTAATTCATGTGTTAAACGGGAATTTGTAAATCAGTTGGTTGGAAATGACGTCAATTTTGATGGCGGTTACGGCGAGGACAGCGATTTTGGAATGTCGTTAAGCAAAATCGGAGTAGTGGTATTGGCCAATCCATATGCTGCTAATCTGCATTTAAAACCCCCCAGCGGAGGCTATCGTTTTTGGGGAACTCAGGCTAAACTGCTTGGTAAAAAAAGAAAATCCCAGCCTTGGGAATTGGATACCCCTGTAAAAAACATAACTCCTATACCCAGTCCTACGGTGATGTATGGTATTCTGAAACATTACACGCCTAAACAGTTGACAGAATATAAGTATAAGCATTTTACGTATTATTTGTTAAGTGGATCTAAGCTTGGTTTTTTGTATCGTTTGCTGCGTCTGCCTTACAAGAATCTTCAGTTTAAGAAATCTATTTTTTATGCCCAAAAATTACGGAATTTAGGAACTCGACACGACTAA
- a CDS encoding glycosyltransferase family 4 protein, which produces MKIAFLTPEYPHAKTGASGGIGTSIRNLALGLTAEGCSVRVLVYAQKEEGIFDDSGICIQQIRNIKCKGLSWYLTRKKLENIINTLYRQQQIDLVEAPDWTGITSFVSPQKCPVVIRLNGSDTYFCHLDQRPVKWVNRFHEKKALKNADGLLSVSQFTADLTNTVFGLNKKFTIIPNSIAVDAFSSDDSNTRNKYTILYFGSLIRKKGLLELPFIFNAVVAKNPKAQLLLVGRDVPDIISGNASTWEMMQGLFTAEAQANVRYLGSVPYENIKTHIDEAAVCVFPTFAEALPVSWIEAMAMQKPIVASNIGWATEVIDDGVNGFLIHPTNHDLYADTIVKVLENESLQKELGMQARKKVTQKFSITPIAQQSLVFYKKVLER; this is translated from the coding sequence ATGAAAATAGCCTTTTTGACTCCCGAATATCCTCATGCCAAAACCGGAGCCTCCGGAGGGATAGGTACGAGTATCCGAAACTTAGCTTTGGGATTGACAGCGGAGGGTTGTTCCGTACGGGTTTTGGTCTATGCTCAAAAAGAAGAGGGCATTTTTGATGATAGTGGTATTTGTATCCAACAAATCAGAAACATAAAATGTAAGGGCTTGTCGTGGTATCTTACCCGTAAAAAACTGGAGAATATTATTAATACCTTATACCGGCAACAGCAAATTGATCTGGTTGAGGCACCGGACTGGACTGGAATTACATCTTTTGTCTCTCCCCAAAAGTGTCCTGTTGTCATTCGGCTGAATGGCTCCGATACGTATTTTTGCCATTTGGATCAGCGACCTGTCAAATGGGTGAATCGGTTTCATGAAAAAAAAGCATTGAAAAATGCAGATGGTCTACTTTCTGTCAGTCAGTTTACCGCTGATTTGACCAATACAGTGTTTGGTTTGAATAAGAAATTCACCATAATTCCAAATTCTATCGCTGTTGATGCGTTTAGTTCCGATGATTCCAATACTAGAAATAAGTATACTATATTATATTTTGGCAGTTTAATCCGGAAAAAAGGATTGTTAGAGTTGCCTTTTATTTTTAATGCTGTGGTCGCCAAAAACCCGAAGGCACAATTGCTTTTGGTAGGCAGGGATGTTCCTGATATTATTTCGGGTAATGCTTCGACCTGGGAGATGATGCAAGGATTATTTACTGCAGAAGCCCAAGCGAATGTACGTTATTTGGGGAGCGTTCCGTATGAAAACATAAAAACGCACATTGATGAAGCTGCTGTTTGTGTTTTTCCTACATTTGCTGAGGCGCTGCCTGTTTCCTGGATAGAAGCCATGGCTATGCAAAAACCAATTGTAGCGTCCAATATTGGTTGGGCCACAGAAGTGATTGATGATGGGGTTAATGGGTTTTTGATACATCCTACGAACCACGACTTGTATGCCGATACGATTGTTAAAGTACTGGAAAATGAAAGTTTGCAAAAAGAATTAGGAATGCAGGCGAGAAAAAAAGTAACCCAAAAATTTAGTATAACTCCGATAGCGCAACAGAGTTTAGTGTTTTATAAAAAAGTGCTTGAAAGATAA
- a CDS encoding MBOAT family O-acyltransferase, with translation MFFNSLSFAVFLPIVFVLYWFVFHKTKSTQNALLIVASYYFYSCWDWRFLFLLVFSTFLDYYTGIRIEKAKTETGRKFWFWLSISVNLGFLGIFKYYNFFADSFSDLLNGFGLQTSPLLLNVVLPVGISFYTFHGLSYVIDIYLKRIKAEYNFVDYSLFVSYFPLLVAGPIERATHLLPQVKVKRTFDFEKAKEGVYQILWGLVKKVVIADTCATYANAIFDHYTSMNSLSLILGAFYFAFQIYGDFSGYSDMALGMSKLFGIDLLRNFNYPYFSRDIAEFWRRWHISLSSWFRDYVYIPLGGSKGSKFKQVRNVFVIFLLSGFWHGANWTFIAWGFINALYFLPLLLLQRNRSNMETVSLHWDWTSVKVFFSILSTFLLTCLAWVFFRAKSIVDAFDYIARIFTNRSFLPQYLENERYSYEILLLVLLFILVEWNARAKIEPISGKYSWVKVTLCLAALLALGTYSDYKEFIYFQF, from the coding sequence ATGTTTTTTAATTCCTTATCCTTTGCCGTTTTCCTGCCTATTGTATTTGTGTTGTATTGGTTTGTCTTTCATAAAACCAAAAGCACCCAAAATGCATTGCTTATTGTAGCCAGTTATTATTTTTATTCCTGTTGGGATTGGCGTTTCTTGTTCCTGTTGGTTTTCTCTACTTTTTTAGATTATTATACGGGTATTCGAATTGAAAAAGCTAAGACCGAAACGGGGCGAAAATTTTGGTTTTGGTTGAGTATCAGTGTTAATCTGGGTTTCTTGGGAATCTTTAAATACTATAATTTTTTTGCAGATTCTTTCTCGGACTTATTGAATGGATTTGGGTTGCAAACGAGTCCGTTATTGCTGAATGTGGTTTTGCCGGTGGGTATTTCGTTTTACACCTTTCACGGATTATCATATGTCATTGATATCTATTTAAAAAGAATCAAAGCCGAATATAACTTTGTGGATTATTCCTTGTTCGTCAGTTATTTTCCATTGCTGGTAGCCGGTCCTATTGAAAGAGCCACCCATTTATTGCCGCAAGTAAAGGTGAAACGGACCTTTGATTTTGAGAAAGCAAAAGAAGGCGTGTATCAGATCCTTTGGGGATTGGTCAAGAAAGTAGTCATAGCCGATACATGTGCCACTTATGCGAATGCTATTTTTGATCATTATACGTCAATGAACTCTTTGTCATTGATTCTTGGTGCTTTCTATTTTGCTTTCCAAATTTATGGGGATTTCTCCGGTTACTCCGATATGGCGTTGGGTATGTCCAAGTTGTTTGGCATTGATTTATTGCGCAATTTTAATTATCCGTATTTCTCCAGAGATATAGCCGAGTTCTGGAGGCGTTGGCACATCTCCCTCTCGTCCTGGTTTCGGGATTATGTGTATATTCCGTTAGGCGGAAGTAAGGGAAGTAAATTCAAACAAGTTCGAAATGTATTTGTTATTTTCTTATTGAGTGGTTTTTGGCATGGTGCCAATTGGACTTTTATCGCTTGGGGTTTTATTAATGCGTTGTATTTTTTACCGTTGTTGCTCTTGCAACGCAATCGGTCTAATATGGAAACGGTTTCACTGCATTGGGATTGGACTTCTGTAAAAGTATTCTTTAGTATTCTCAGCACTTTTCTGTTGACTTGTCTGGCCTGGGTGTTTTTCAGGGCCAAATCAATAGTAGATGCTTTCGATTACATTGCCCGTATTTTTACGAATCGCAGTTTTTTACCCCAATATTTAGAAAATGAACGCTACAGTTATGAAATACTTCTTTTGGTGCTGCTTTTTATTCTAGTCGAATGGAATGCCAGAGCTAAAATTGAACCGATTTCGGGAAAGTACAGTTGGGTGAAAGTGACTCTTTGCCTAGCGGCTCTTTTGGCATTAGGAACGTATTCTGATTATAAGGAGTTTATTTATTTTCAGTTTTAA